The Bacteroidales bacterium DNA segment AGCAAATGCCTCCTCTGCAACTTTAATAAAATCCATCTTATTTTAATTTTAAATATTCGTAAACCGCAATTTAACAAGTCACATCTCCTTGCCAGAGATTGCGAAAAGCGGTGCAAAGTAACAAAAATTTTATCACATAAGCAAATATGTTGTAAAGTTTTTATCTCAGGTATTTGAATTTAATGCTATTATAGTGTATCTTCGCAATATGAAATATATTAAACATATACTATTTACGTTTATTGCTTTGCTATCTGTTACATTGGCTAACGGCAATAACAACTATTTTTGTAATATATCGGCAGAGCATTTGGCTTGGTGCGACTCAGTTTATAACAGTATGACTCTTCGCGAACGCATTGGGCAACTTTTTGTTGCTGGTGCTTTAACTACTGAAGATGAAAAAAACAAGGCTCATATTGCTCGAATGGTAAACGAATATAAAGTTGGTGGTTTTATTTTGAGTAAGGGTACTGCAGGTGCGCACTTACGTTTAACCGAGTATGCCCAATCTCTATCAAAAGTGCCTCTAATGATTACTATTGATGGGGAGTGGGGATTGTCAATGCGATTAACCGATACTCCTCGATTTCCTAAGAATATTGTTATAGGTGCTGCAAACAATAGCCGCCTTACATACGAATATGGCAAAGAGGTGGGACGCCATTGCAAACGCATGGGAATACACGTTAACTTTGCTCCCGATATTGATGTAAATAGCAATCCCAATAATCCTGTTATTGGAGTTAGATCGTATGGCGATAGTGCCGAAATGGTGGCTCGTTTGGGAATAGCATACTCAAAAGGGTTGTTGAGTGAAGGGGTTTTGCCTGTTGGCAAACACTTTCCTGGTCATGGCGATGTAGAGAGCGACTCTCATAAGACTCTGCCTGTGAACAACAAAACAAGAGAGGAGTTAAACAATGAGGAGTTGTTACCATTCAAAGAGTATATTAAGGCTGGTATGCCATCACTTATGGTTGGGCATCTATATATTCCTGCATTGGATTCTGTGTCGGGATTACCAACATCTCTGTCGCCTGTTGTTGTGGATAAACTCCTTAAGCAAGAGATGGGATATAAAGGTTTGCTCTTTACCGATGCATTAGAGATGAAGGGGGCAACTGCCGAGAATAGTGCTTTAAAGGCTCTTCTTGCAGGCAATCACATATTGCTTAAACCTCTTGACGTGGGCGAATGTATAAAGAGCATTGAGGAGGCTTACAACAAAGGGATTGTAAAAGAGGAGTTATTGCAAAGTGTGGTTAAAAAAATTCTTTTGCATAAATATGTTTTTGTGGGTAAGGATAGGATGCCTATCTCTGAAAAGGGATTGGTTAGCGACATTGTTTCGCCCGAAGCAGAGAGGATTATATATCAGATAAACTCAGAGGCGGTAACTCTTCTAAAAAACAATAACAACATAATGCCTCTAAAAGCCTTAGATAAAACTGCAATAGATATTGAGTGTTACGGCACAACATCGAGCATAGATTTCACAAACAGGCTTAAATCGTATGGTATTAACGGAAAAGCCAATAGTAATGAGAATATCTCAATAATTGGAGTTTATTCAGGCAAGAGTAATGTTGTGACTCAGGTTGAGGCAGCCTGTAAGGGTAAGAGATATATTTTGGTATTCTTTACCTCGCCATACAATATGAAGTTATACTCAAAAGTTATAGAGGGTGCAGAGGCTGTTGTTATGGGTTACGAAG contains these protein-coding regions:
- a CDS encoding serine hydrolase, which codes for MKYIKHILFTFIALLSVTLANGNNNYFCNISAEHLAWCDSVYNSMTLRERIGQLFVAGALTTEDEKNKAHIARMVNEYKVGGFILSKGTAGAHLRLTEYAQSLSKVPLMITIDGEWGLSMRLTDTPRFPKNIVIGAANNSRLTYEYGKEVGRHCKRMGIHVNFAPDIDVNSNPNNPVIGVRSYGDSAEMVARLGIAYSKGLLSEGVLPVGKHFPGHGDVESDSHKTLPVNNKTREELNNEELLPFKEYIKAGMPSLMVGHLYIPALDSVSGLPTSLSPVVVDKLLKQEMGYKGLLFTDALEMKGATAENSALKALLAGNHILLKPLDVGECIKSIEEAYNKGIVKEELLQSVVKKILLHKYVFVGKDRMPISEKGLVSDIVSPEAERIIYQINSEAVTLLKNNNNIMPLKALDKTAIDIECYGTTSSIDFTNRLKSYGINGKANSNENISIIGVYSGKSNVVTQVEAACKGKRYILVFFTSPYNMKLYSKVIEGAEAVVMGYEETKVMQECAAELIMGGIAAKGKLPVNAAPYKRGDGIETKCVRLGYAPAEVVGMNSSTLLYIDSIVACGLKKRAFPGCQVLLAKDGKIVYEKAFGKRAGKESREVTLSDIYDLASVTKSAATMPAIMHLYEKGAFSIDEKLRNYIPLPDTSLVGEIPMNELLWHQSGLPSGINPYYLLTDSNSYNGKLYHWRKQSPYLIQIDKQVFANNQAKLRKDLLRVKSDSAFTIKISERLWANNAIRDTLLNRIARMEPDTTKKKYRYSDINFVLLQEVAERLSGSRLDVLTDSLFYAPLGMTRTSFCPMKKFNRWEVMPTERDDFLRKELMCGYPHDETACILGGVSGNAGLFGTANDLAKLLQMFLNGGTYGGEHYLNEESITLFTQTQSEISRRALGFDKPDLENEEKSPCCPEANATVYGHTGYTGTCFWVDKKNNMIFIFLSNRVFPHRWNKELMKMNIRPKIQNIAYEALKLF